In the Theobroma cacao cultivar B97-61/B2 chromosome 1, Criollo_cocoa_genome_V2, whole genome shotgun sequence genome, one interval contains:
- the LOC18612224 gene encoding 4-hydroxyphenylpyruvate dioxygenase produces MGKENLSNSSQEFKLVGFSKFVRTNPKSDRFNVKRFHHIEFWCSDATNTARRFSWGLGMQLLAKSDLSTGNLTHASYLLRSGDLHFLFTAPYSPSIAHSQSLSPLSTASIPTFDHSACRSFSSSHGLAVRAIAIEVEDAETAFTTSVSHGALPSSPPVVLGDNVTLSEVKLYGDVVLRYISHNKNNDHDFFFLPGFEKIEDNLSYPLDYGIRRLDHAVGNVPELGPAVSYVKSFTGFHEFAEFTAEDVGTTESGLNSLVLANNDEMVLLPMNEPVFGTKRKSQIQTYLEHNEGAGVQHLALVSEDIFKTLREMRKRSLVGGFEFMPSPPPTYYKNLKTRAGDVLSDEQIKDCEELGILVDRDDQGTLLQIFTKPVGDRPTIFIEIIQRVGCMLKDEQGKQYQKGGCGGFGKGNFSELFKSIEEYEKTLGAKQIAESATA; encoded by the exons atgggcAAAGAAAATCTGTCCAACTCCAGCCAAGAGTTCAAGCTGGTCGGATTCTCCAAATTCGTCCGGACCAATCCCAAGTCCGACCGCTTCAACGTCAAACGTTTCCACCACATCGAGTTCTGGTGCAGCGATGCCACCAACACCGCTCGTCGTTTCTCCTGGGGACTCGGGATGCAACTTCTTGCTAAATCCGACCTTTCCACCGGGAACTTAACCCACGCCTCTTACCTCCTTCGTTCAGGTGACCTCCACTTTCTCTTCACCGCCCCTTATTCCCCTTCCATCGCCCACTCGCAAAGCCTCTCTCCTCTTTCCACTGCTTCCATCCCCACCTTCGACCACAGCGCGTGCCGCTCCTTCTCTTCCTCCCACGGCCTCGCCGTCCGGGCCATCGCCATCGAAGTGGAAGACGCCGAAACCGCCTTCACCACCAGCGTCTCCCACGGCGCGCTACCCTCTTCCCCGCCTGTCGTGCTCGGCGACAACGTTACCCTCTCCGAGGTCAAACTGTACGGCGACGTCGTTTTGCGTTACATCAGtcacaataaaaataatgaccACGATTTCTTCTTCTTGCCTGGCTTCGAAAAAATAGAAGACAACCTTTCTTATCCGCTGGATTACGGAATCCGAAGACTCGATCATGCGGTCGGGAATGTCCCGGAACTGGGCCCCGCAGTTTCGTACGTTAAATCTTTCACAGGTTTTCATGAGTTTGCGGAGTTTACAGCCGAAGATGTGGGAACAACCGAAAGTGGGTTAAACTCGCTCGTTTTAGCCAACAACGATGAAATGGTATTGCTCCCAATGAACGAGCCAGTGTTTGGAACAAAGAGGAAAAGCCAAATTCAAACTTATCTGGAACACAATGAAGGAGCGGGGGTTCAGCATTTGGCCTTGGTGAGTGAGGATATATTTAAGACATTGAGAGAAATGAGGAAGAGAAGTTTGGTCGGGGGTTTCGAGTTCATGCCGTCGCCGCCGCCTACTTACTATAAGAATTTGAAGACTAGGGCCGGAGATGTTTTGAGTGATGAGCAGATTAAGGACTGTGAAGAGTTGGGGATTTTGGTTGATAGAGATGATCAAGGGACTTTGCTTCAGATTTTCACTAAGCCTGTTGGAGATAG GCCAACAATCTTCATAGAGATAATTCAGAGAGTTGGGTGCATGCTCAAGGATGAACAGGGAAAGCAATACCAGAAAGGTGGATGTGGAGGGTTTGGGAAAGGCAACTTTTCAGAGCTCTTCAAATCCATTGAGGAATATGAGAAGACACTTGGAGCCAAACAAATTGCAGAATCTGCCACCGCATGA